A segment of the Marinobacter arenosus genome:
CCCAAATCCGTCGTCCATGACCATTGGTCACGATGATCACCAAATGCCAGTGTTGCGTTTCGAAGCTCATTCAGGGGCTCCAGCAAACTACGGCCGGTGTTATCGGGTTCGAAACCCACAGGTTGCCAGTTATCAAGAAAACGCCGAACCCGATCTTCTACCTGGGCCGCGGCTTCCGCATTTTTTATGAAGTAATGTTGCCAACCCGCGGTCATGCCGATTCCGGCACAGAGGGCAACCACCATCGCTGTAACAACCTGACGCCGGCGCCGTCGAGTAAGCTTTTGATTGTCTCCGGCAAGACCGGCTTCCCGGTAAATAATCTGCGGGAAGAGTGAGCGGGTGAACAGGCTGGCCGTGGGTCCAGAACGTTGCGCAGGCTGAATTGGATTGGCCATGCGATAGTTGGCGGCAGCGGCGGAGACAAATGCATCCTCGGGAACGCCTTCCTGCAGAACCGACGTGAAGTAGGTGCCGCGCACCAACGCCGGCGTGGAAAAGGCATCCGAGGAAAGTACGTCAACCAGAAACTGTTCCAGGACTGGTTTAAGACCGGCCAGCTGCCGAGTGAAGGAGTAGGCGGCCGCCCTTGACTCGGCATCACGGGTTTTCGCCAGGACATCGGGTAGACGCTCCGACAGCTCCGCAACCAAGGCACTGAATCGTTTCGAGAATTCGATGAGCCAGTCATCATTGCCAGCCTCGACGTTCAGTTCGAAGGTGAAGCCCAGTGCCCGGTCCTTCTCCTGTTTGCTGAGCGTTCTGACCAATGGATCGAAACCGTAGAGAAGGTCGAGCTTGGTGAAGCTCACGTAAACCGGCAGGCGGGAACCCAACTGTTCCATTAACTCTCGCAATCGAGTGCGAAGACGGATCGCATGGGCTTTTCGATCCGGCTCACTGGCCATACTCAGTTTGGCCAGATCCACCGTCAGTACGACGCCATTCAGCGGACGCTGAGGGCGATTCCGCTCCAGCCAACGAAGAAAATGATGCCACAGACGACGCTGCAGCTCTGAGCTTGCACCCTCTCCGTGGTGGCTGAGAAGCTCTCCGTCCGGATCAATCAGCACCCCGTCATCGCCGATCCACCAGTCAAAACCGAAGGGGTTGCGATCGGTGTGATTGTTACGGGTGACATTCGTCAGTGTGTAGGTCTGACCCGAGCGCTGGATCAGACTGGTTTTGCCGGCATCCTCCAGGCCCATCACCAGGTACCAGGGCAAACGGTAGAGTCCCTTCCGACCCGTAAGGTTGCTCTTCAGTGCCGTGAGTTGACGATCGAGAAGCCGCTGCTGCTTTCGCTCCAACGGCAGGATTGGGTCCTCGCGTTCCTGTTGCTCATCTGCTTTGGCCAAATTCACGATGCGCAGACGACGGGCCAGAATAGCGCCCCACATCATGGCGACAACGAGGATCACGCCCAGCGTTACCAGGGCCCGCATCTGCCAGGCGGCCAGCGGATATTCGCCGTTGATTGACCAATTCGGACCGAGCCACCATGTCGCCACCACGAGGGCGACCACCCCCAGTGCCAGCATGACCGGTGCAGCCTTTTGAAGGTGCGGCAGCAGCCAACGACCAACGAGTAATCCTTTTCTCCACATGGTGTCCATTCCTGCAGTTCATCCTTGATAAATCGAGTGATCAGGCCAGTCTCTGCAACTGTTTGATCAGTGCCGGTTCCCAGTCCTCTAGCGCCCGTCCCTGAACCTGCTGATACAGGTCCTGAAACTGTTGAGCGGCCAGCGTCTTAAGCCCGGCCTCACGGAGCAGTCGCGCGTTCGCCAGGCGCCAGTAGAATTGCTCGCGCGGTTCGCGAGCCTCGACCAGCCCTTCCTCCATCACTTGCATAGCGGCCGCCAAACCCTTTTTGGGAATCAGCTCCATCGCCGTTTCATAGGCCAAGTCCCAGGAGCTCGCCCCGCCACCGCCCGTGGCAACTCGCGAAGGTGCGGCCCACAGCCAGTCGGCGCCATCGTTCGACAAAAAGGGCGTACCATCGTTAAAGGTCAGTTCAGGCAATTGTGGCAGGCGTTGGATGAAGCCTCTCAGATCCTCACGAATAGCGTCGGCGCAGGCGTCATGCCCCAGCGCGGAAGCCACCATTGCGCTCAACCAATGACCGTCCAGCCAAAAGGGGCTCACCGACAGGCTCAGCTCGATACGTTTCCAGAGCTCATGGTCAGGCGCCTTTTCCAGACTCTCGCGATAGTCAGACACTCGATCAGGGCTAACGGCAGCGAGATCCGTGCGCTTACCATCCCGGGTGGGTGGCAGACTCGTGATGCTGGACCAAATGGCATAACGCCGCAGTCGATAACCCAGCGGGCTGGCCGGTTCCGTCTCCGTCAGCAAATCCGCGACCCTGAGCAGACTTTGTCGGGTCGCTCGCTCGTTACCCGGATCCAACGTGACGGAACCAAGACCCGCGCTGCTGGAAGACACCACGCTCTCTGTGGCTGCCGAGGTGGGCGTTGGCGACGGGACCGACCTCTCGGGTTCCGCACCGGCCTCATTCACGCGTGGTAGCCTCTCGAGCGCTCGTTTCAGATCCAGCAGCAAATTTCCAGGCAATTCAAGCGCTTCTGCCTGGGATAGAAGCTTATCCACCAGGTTCAGGCAAAAGCCACGACCGTCACCAACACTCCCGTCAAAAGCCAGACCCTCAATGCTGTTGCCGGCACGCTGCAACATCTGGTTGAACATCAACGTTCGCGCGCGCTTTCCCCGGTCACCAGGATAGGGCCAGGCACTGGTCCACCAGCTATCCATCACCCGGTGCAGCAGGAAAAGGGACAAGGCAAACCGTTCACCATCGCCGCCTCGTTGCAGGCTCAGCATCAAGAACCCCAGAACTTTCAGGTCCTTGCTTCTGTCTGACAGGATCTTTAAGGCCTCGTTTTCCACCTTGGGCCAGTCGATATCGCTGTGGGCCAATGAGCCCATTTTCATGATCTCGTTTTCCAGGAACTCGAAGACGACATCGTCCCCAAGGGCTTCCCCCACCCCCGATTCGCCATCCAGAGGTGCCAGGACCTGATCCACATAGGGGTGCTCTTCAATTACCTGCACAATCGTATCCTCTTTGCAGTTACCAGCCACAAGCGGCGCGTAACGGACGAATGGCGGCGTGAAAGCCGGAAAGGTCAAACACCAGGCCATCCAGATCCCCGCCACTGGCCTGCAGGCTGATGTCGGACGCCGATTCAATTGCACTAACCGTCCGGATAGCGGGTAAACCCCGCCCCCCACTGATCAGGAATCCGTTGTCCCGGACTCGCCAATCCGACCGTGCACCTCCGATTCCAATCTCAACGCGCTCCAGTTTGACGGCTTCCGGCAACATCAGAGCCAATTCGGTAATGTTGTTGTGGCACTGGAGCACCAACAAGGGACGCGGTGGTCTGACCCCGAGAGCCGGTATGGTCACGAGGTGCCCTGCAACCTGGCCGGTGTTGCGATAGACGACCGACAGGCTGTCGACCGCCTGGGCGTATGCCTGGCGCCAGCGCTCAGGACGGTGTACATCCGGAGCTGGCGAGGCCTCGGCATTCTCAATTTGGGTACCGAAAACATCATCGAAGCAGGCAAGGCGTTTGAGCCGCTGAGGTTCGCTCGCGCAGGCTTGAGCCGCGTCCAGGCGGTTTGCCATGACGGCGGGCGACGCAAGCGCAACGAT
Coding sequences within it:
- the tssA gene encoding type VI secretion system protein TssA, which produces MQVIEEHPYVDQVLAPLDGESGVGEALGDDVVFEFLENEIMKMGSLAHSDIDWPKVENEALKILSDRSKDLKVLGFLMLSLQRGGDGERFALSLFLLHRVMDSWWTSAWPYPGDRGKRARTLMFNQMLQRAGNSIEGLAFDGSVGDGRGFCLNLVDKLLSQAEALELPGNLLLDLKRALERLPRVNEAGAEPERSVPSPTPTSAATESVVSSSSAGLGSVTLDPGNERATRQSLLRVADLLTETEPASPLGYRLRRYAIWSSITSLPPTRDGKRTDLAAVSPDRVSDYRESLEKAPDHELWKRIELSLSVSPFWLDGHWLSAMVASALGHDACADAIREDLRGFIQRLPQLPELTFNDGTPFLSNDGADWLWAAPSRVATGGGGASSWDLAYETAMELIPKKGLAAAMQVMEEGLVEAREPREQFYWRLANARLLREAGLKTLAAQQFQDLYQQVQGRALEDWEPALIKQLQRLA
- the vasI gene encoding type VI secretion system-associated protein VasI, yielding MTASRSLLLMLIVALASPAVMANRLDAAQACASEPQRLKRLACFDDVFGTQIENAEASPAPDVHRPERWRQAYAQAVDSLSVVYRNTGQVAGHLVTIPALGVRPPRPLLVLQCHNNITELALMLPEAVKLERVEIGIGGARSDWRVRDNGFLISGGRGLPAIRTVSAIESASDISLQASGGDLDGLVFDLSGFHAAIRPLRAACGW